Within the Microcebus murinus isolate Inina chromosome 16, M.murinus_Inina_mat1.0, whole genome shotgun sequence genome, the region TCTTCTCCGTGTGTTCTGTTGGTGGCCCCTACTCCCTGGATGTCTTCTCCAGACTTCCATGTGATGAAGTGACCAGGCTCTGGCATTGCCTCCCACCTCCTGTGTTTGCAGTGAGTGGCTTTCACGCCAGCCCCAGACGCTGAAGGAGGCCCTGTGCTAGCCCTGTCACAGGCTGTGGGGCTTGTCCTCAGCTTTCTACCCACAGCAGTGACCACTGCACTTTATCTGAGCAATGGGCTTCCACTCACCTTCCCTGTGGCACTAAGAGAATGGTCTTGCCCATGCCTGAGCCTTTTTGCTCCCAGGGCTGGCGAGGCTGCCTGGCTGTGGCCCCTATCGGCTACAACAGTTGCCCTGAGCCGATGCTGGCAGAGCTGGAAGGCACTCAGTCCACTCACACAGTCTGTATGTTACTGTTCAGTGACCAGGGACAACTCTTTTGAGTCTTAGCATCCTGCGACACGGCAGCAATGCCCTTCCCTGCAAAGCACCAGCCCAGTGTCTGAGGCCTGAGGTCAAGGCCTTGAACAACAGAGGTGCCTGCTGCTTCCACTGTAGCGACAACCACGTTACAGTGCAGGCAACACGGTGTGCATCAAATGCCAGAGCTCAACAGGTCAAAGGGGGGTCACAGGGTGGGCATCCTTGGTCTGTGTTTTATTAATACTGGCCCAGCAAGTATTATTACCAATAAATATTGCTGGATCAGCACTTTGCCCTCTGACCTAAGCTGTTAAAATTAGGATGGACCACCTCACCCTTCAATTGCAGCAGCTTTACCTGTTCCTGAATGTCTGCCCCCCAACCCTGGGTGCTCAGGCCAAAAGGGAGAGGCAGCCTGTCGCTGCTGCCTtggcccctcctgccccttgAGCCCATGTTGATCTGCAAACCCCTCTTTGCAGACTGTCGACACACTGCAAACTCCGCCTGTCCAGGCTAATGCTGACCCAAGAGCATCAGTGCCCCTGAAGTCAGGCACAGGGTGCCAAGTGTGGCACAGGGATCCCAGTGCTCAGTCACTGCCCCGTTCTACCACTGAAAGGCCAAAGATCAACTTCCTAGTGCAGGTTCCTGGAGAGCCTGGGATCCTGCCTATGTGTAGAGTCCCAGCCCATGACATTCACTTCCTCTCAAGGACATCACAGTCATCCTTTCCTGGAAGACTATTTTAATGAGCTTACAGGGGCAGCAGAGAGGGCGATGCAGAGCCAGACATGATGGGCTGTGCTTTCGAAACTGCCTGCTCTCCCCTTGTGGCTCGAACAGATTAGCAGGAATTCTAAGAAGCGCCAGGCCTCCAaccagaaaagcagagaaaagtcactCCCCAGAAAGCCAACAGCAGAAGGAGGTGGCTGTGAGTGCTTGGTATGCAGCAGACCAGGGTGGCAGTTGGGAGGAGTTTGGAGTCACACGGCATCTCTGGCCAGGGGCTGTGTTTTAAGGCTGGGGTCAGGCAGAGGTGCCCGCTGTAGCGACGATCACGTAACGGTGCAGGCAACTCGGTGTGCATCAAACGCCAGAGCTCAACAGGTCAAAGGGGGGTCACGGGGTGGACATCCTTGGTCTGTGTTTTATTAATACCGGCCCAGCAAGTGGGTACCAATAAATATTGCTGGATCAGCACTTTGCCCTCTGGCCTGAGCTGCAGAGAGCCCCAGGGAAAGGACAAAGGCACTGGGACAGATGTGACTGTGGACAACAGTGGTGCACTCGGGGCCCCTGCAACTCCTTCGGCAAGTGAGGCTGTCCATGCAGCTCGGTGGCCCTGGCCTCTGCAGGGCCCCTGCCTTGACTGAGCACAAAGGCATCTCCCAGGCCAGAAATTGAAGCCAAAGCCCCAAGCCAAGCCCTGCCCCCGCAACAGCCTGCAGATGTGGGGCTGGGCCAGCGTGGGGACCTGGCCATCTTTAGCTCAGTGGCAGTTCTGACAGCTTGGGTGGCAAGGAACCCCATTCACTCGGCAGCGGCAGCCCCCACTGGTGTCTCCTGGGCCCTGGAGgatgggagaaagagagaatgtcAGGGCAGCAAACAGACTGCTCCCCAAGCCGAGCATACGCTCCCACTCTGCGCCTTTGCCCTTGCAGGTCCTGCTGCTAAGAATGGCCTTGGCCTCGGCTTCCTGATGGAGACAGTCCCTGAGGCCTTTTCTGGACTCCCACAGTACTCAGTGTACCCACCCCTAGACCCAGGGAAAGGACCTGACCACTCCACATATCCTGGATGGGTCAGCACACTGGCAGCGTGAAAGAGGGCGGTTTActctgcctcctttttttttttttttttttttttaagagacagggtcttgctctgttgcctcagctggagtgcagtggtgtcatcttagctcacagcaacctcaaactcctgggctcaagtgatccttctgcctcagcctcccaagtagctgggatcacaggtgtgtgtgtgccaccatgctggctaatctattttttgtagagacaagtcctcactatgttgcccaggctggtctcaaactcctgacctcaagggatcctcccgccttggccttccaaagtgctgggatcacaggcatgagccaccatagcCAGGTTCCATCTATCTAAAAGTCTACATGTAACACCGAGCCCAAATTCCAGGAACACACCCCTTCTAACGACAGCTACCACTTGCACAGTGCTCACCATGTGATAAGCTCTCAGCTAAGCACTTCTCTTGCATTTTTTCACTGGATTCTGATAACAAGCCTGAGACAGGCCCTgctatcatccccatttcacagaggaagaaactaagcTCAGAGTGGGGAGTAATAGCCAGTATGTGCCAGAGCAGGGTCAATCCAGCTGGGGTTCAGCCCCCAGACAGAACCTTTATTCGCTGTCCTCCAGGGCAGGGGGGCAAAccttttctgcaaagggccagccAGTGACACTGGGCAGGCCGTACCGTCTCTGCTCTGTAGCGCAAAAGCAACCGCAGACGATGTGTAAACAAATGAGCACAGCTCTGCTCCAAAGGactttatggacactgaaatttggatttcatataatttttacatcaTGAAATACTcatcttttgatatttttcagccatttaaaaatgtaaagaacatTCTTACCTCAGGAGCTGTACAGAGCTGCTGGGTTGGATCTGGCCCACGGGCTGTGGCTTTCCAAGCCCTCCTCTAGGGCAGACACCACAAGggcgccctgcccaccccactgcCAAGCCCTCTGCTCCCCAAGGACTCACCCCAGGGCCCCAGCGTGGGCCCTTGGTGACCCAGCAGATCTCGGTGTGGCAGACGGTGCAGCGGATCCAGTCACAGCCATCCTTCTTCTGCACCACGATCTGGCACTGCGGGCAGTGCATGGCCTCGCCCTGCTGCAGCATCAGCTGGAACGGAGCAGGCGTGAACCTTAGGCGGGAGCCGGCGCAGCTGCCCAGCCTGGTCCTGCTCTGGCCCCCTCCCAACTGCAGGGACAAAGCGGTGACCCCCAGAGTGGTGGAATCACTTTGCCCTGCTTTTCCACCAGGCCGGGCTCTGTCCAGTGCCTCCTTCACTCCTCCCTCTACCCAGACACTCTTCCCACTGCTGCCACCTGTGCACATGGCCTAGGTCCCATCCCTGGATGGGAGTGACAGCCAGAGGGAGGTCAGGACATCCAGGGATGTGTGAACATAATGCCCACACCCTGACTACCCCCCCAGAACCCAAATCCCCAGCCCTTGGTCTTGTCCCGCTTCACCTTTAGCATCTCCGTCGTCTGCCGGGCAGCGACATCGTTCTGTGCTCGCAGGGCCAGGTCATCCTGATACTCCTTGCAGTTCATACGCTCATGGATGGCCTGCAAGGGGGAGGGCTTGAGGTGCAAAGGTTCCCCAGGGGGTTACCATGCTGGGGAAGGCGAAGGGGATAGGGTGGGCATCCGCATTAAGCACCCAACGCCTCTGCACGTCGTCAGTGACGGCCTCACTTTGCAAACCGCACACCATTTTACAGGAGAGAACGCTTAGGCCGGGAGGTGATGTCAGGGTCATCACATATGGTAGTAGGGATATATCGTTCTCAGTTAACGATATATTTGTGCTCAGTTCTGGGGGGCACAGAATCCCTACCACACCTCTCCTACAGGCCGTGGCCCTGCATCCCTGCCTGGGTTCTGCCCAAAGCGCAGAGACAGCTTGCTTGGCCAAGTCTGAGACCATGCTCAAGACCTGCCTACCTGCTCCTCACCCTAGTGGTCAGGTTTTGAGATGACCGGGGCAGGCGTAGGCCTGGAGGAGGATCAGGCAGGGCTGAGTCTGGGTTCAGGTCAGAGCTCAGTTCAGGATAGGGTGGAGACTTGGTATGGGGCCAGGTCAGCGCTTGGTCTACAACAGACTGAGAAGCAGGCAGAAACCAGACTTGGAGCCTGGCTTGGGTCTGGGCTCAGTATGGGATCAGGTTAAGCGTCACCCAGGGCCTGGGCTCAGTATGGGACTGGGATTGAGTCTGTGACTGGGTCAGAGCTGGGTCCGGGCTCAGTTGAAGCTCCAGCTGGGGCCAGGTCTGAGACTCGATCTGCCGGGTCAGGGCTCAGTCCAGGATGAAGCCATGCACTCCCACGGACATGTGGCTCTAAGTCGTGAGCTCCCAGCAGCATGAGAGTGACTAGGCAGTTTGGGTCCCTGTCCCCACCTTGCACAGCAGGCAGTTGACGTGGAAACACACGGGGCAGGTGAACTCATTGACATCATCCTCAAAGAAGCACCATCCCTTGCAGTCTGGGGTCTTGCAGTGGTAGCTGAAGGCACTGCGGTTCTCCGCGATGGCGATGCTCAGGTCTAGAAATCGCTGGTAATCCTCAGGGGTCAGGAGCTGCCAAGAGACCACGTCCTTGTTGCTCAGGGTGCAGAACACCTAATACATGACCCTCCTTGCCACCAAATACCCTCCAGAAAGCCCCCAGCTCATAAACTCTGACCAGCCCCAGGATTTTTCCTCACGTAACTGCCATGGTGTTGAAAAACTCCATTCAAAAAGTGGACTTAAAAAGctctggaaatggatggtggtgatagttgcccaacaatgtgaatatattaacacttattgaacacttaaaaatgtttaaaattttatgttatgtatattttaccacaattttaaaaaagaaaaaaaatgaacaaaaataataacagacaATACTGGGGAAGATGTGGTTAAACTAGTATCCTGGCACATCACACTCGAGAAAGCAATGTGGCGATGTTTCAACCAGCCCAAAGTTTTCTGACCCTTTGGCACCCATCCCACTTCTGTAAGTTTACCCtaacaaaagaatatattaatataagaggCACCATGCAAAATGTTTCCTGAAGCAGTACTTACAAACTAGAATTTATAAGAGGTATAAAcagtatatataccatggagatTTATAATAAGCTTTAGAAAGATTTTGTAGCAAAGTAGCAAAAGTCAATTGCATCCATGCTTATTAAAAAGGAGGTAAAATCACACCTACACCTGTGTTCTGTATCTCGACTGGGTGGACTTGGTGACAAATATGagttatatttgtcaaaactcatataATTGCACACTTACAATggatgcattttattgtatgctAAGTATACTTTACTAAattgacttaaaaagaaaaaaatcatgtctgCCCAGAAACACTGAAGGAAACAGGACAAAACGCAATTGGAGGACTTCCTGGGGTGGTGGCCTTGtgggtgatttttctctttgatttatgCTCTGATTCTGTGTGGTTTCagcatgtgttttgtttttgtagaaacCACCTCCACTGCGTTACTCTGCTGATCcctgttcttttttctctctgccacACTTGACCCTTCTCTGAGGCTTGGGTCAAATCCCAAGGGCTCCAGGGAAGTTCACGCAGCCCCTTGGCAGGGCTGCACTTCACGGGGAAAACCTCTGGGCAAATGGCCATGGGTGCTGCATGAGACCCACACTCTTGAGCCAGTCCCCAACTGCCAGCTCCAGGCCCCCCCGTTCCTGGGGCCCAGGGTGTCCCCTCCCGCCGCCAGTGCTTACCGCCCGGATCTCCCTCTCCAGCAGCTTGCCCGAGCACGAGTAGGTGTTGTCAATGAAGGGGCAGGAGACCTCCGCCTCCTGGCTGTTGCGGATGGTGCCCTGCAGGCACTccctgggggtgagggtggggggtgggtattAGGGTCATCTGTACCCTGTCCACTAAGGACTCCACCCCTTACATGATGGGGCCTGAGCCCAGGGGCCTTTCTCAGCCACCCCAGGTGGGCTTCTCTCCAATATAATAcccttcttccttcccactcCTCCCACCAACCCACCACTATGGCCTCCCCTCAGTCCACTCCACAGCCACCCGTGACATTCTGGTCCAGGCCTGGATGGCTGCAGTTCCCTCCTCACTGGGTCCCTGTGTTCACCTTGTCCCTAGAGTCCATCTCAGCACAGCAGTCATACCTCCCCAGGGGCCCCTATCCCACCCAGAACAAACCCAGCAACCTGCAGGGGcctgccctccccaacccctcctcTGTCCTTTCCAACCTCCCTGCTCACCCCTCTGCTCTGGCCATGAGACCCCCTTGGTCTCCTCCAACAGACCAGGCCCACGCCCATGGCAGACCTTCCAGGCTCTGCTCTGGGGTTACCTCCTCAGAGGCCTCCCATCCACCCTTCCTGGGCTCCTGTTGCCTGTATCATAATCCATTGTTATTTAGCATTTGACACAGTTTACAATCACATCAGTCAGTGGTGACCTGAGTAGCACCAGCCTCCCACTGCAGTGTCAGCTCCGGGAGGCAGGAGCGGAGCCTGGTCCCCCGGGGCTGCTCCACAAACGCCTGCTGTGGTGAATGGGTGCGTGTTCTCT harbors:
- the RBCK1 gene encoding ranBP-type and C3HC4-type zinc finger-containing protein 1 isoform X4, which produces MGTAPTSICCQPATPRSTLRSCSGSGSCGCWKIWASRTSRCSHGAPWSQPLQSPGPPRSPDRFSQIRSLSPHWWAGSAPGAPSSTSPRGPDVRCAAGRGPRPTRSPLHTSPTRRSERAWRARRRRYASTSRECLQGTIRNSQEAEVSCPFIDNTYSCSGKLLEREIRALLTPEDYQRFLDLSIAIAENRSAFSYHCKTPDCKGWCFFEDDVNEFTCPVCFHVNCLLCKAIHERMNCKEYQDDLALRAQNDVAARQTTEMLKLMLQQGEAMHCPQCQIVVQKKDGCDWIRCTVCHTEICWVTKGPRWGPGGPGDTSGGCRCRVNGVPCHPSCQNCH